A single region of the Labrus bergylta chromosome 10, fLabBer1.1, whole genome shotgun sequence genome encodes:
- the abcc2 gene encoding canalicular multispecific organic anion transporter 1 isoform X1 translates to MCAAALEEYCGSVFWNASFLDREDPDLPVCVEQTVLVWIPLGFLWLCVPRHLVSLCRRTKAKTKHMSKLYFCKQLVASLLFLTAIASLGVTLGEDFGPDRDTSSTVKNASVYYANPVLYAVTWILVLLCQEVVRRREGAVDSATLFTFWLLLVLCDIFPFQTLLREALKLGTINDVPRFCLFYITYGLELIALILSVVADIPPEDEERVKKNPEAGATFLSRITFNWFHSMVVKGYKRPLVQEDMWELSAKDSTSYLNEHFQHFMNLELGEARVRYQEKLKKKRVKNRDKVHGESFQNGLGKGVSQDVLMMEEKGKQADGKKKKKDKKKEENNYPNAWLITTIYKTFKWILIESAFFKLLQDLLAFASPQLLKLMISFTHDQTRHTWEGYVYAVLLLVVAILQSLFLQQYFQRCFVLGMKVRTAIMAAVYKKALVVSNDVRKETTVGETVNLMSADAQRFNDVTNFIHLLWSCPLQIILSIVFLWLELGPSVLAGLAVMVLMVPINGLLATKARKLQVENMKYKDKRLKIMNEILNGIKILKLYAWEPSFQTQVEDIRGEELKVMKKFAYLTSVSTFVFSCAPALVSLATFAVFVGVSPNNVLTAEKAFTSISLFNILRFPLAMLPMLIAAIVQTSVSRKRLEKFLGGDDLESDIIHHDPSFDTAVSISDGSFAWEREAEPLLKNVSLDIKPGRLVAVVGAVGSGKSSLISALLGEMHATKGFINIKGSLAFVPQQAWIQNATLKDNILFGSPHEERKFEEVIEVCALGPDLELLPGGILTEIGEKGINLSGGQKQRVSLARAAYSEADIYLFDDPLSAVDSHVGKHLFDKLIGHNGILKNKTRILVTHGVSFLPHVDEIVVLVDGKVSEVGSYKSLRASKGAFSEFLDIYAKEQRNQNHSESEGSRDTADIELIPERDDAQPDCPLEDTVSATLKRENSIRRSQRNGSVRLRKNSSFKKPEAELNKGQKLIEKETMETGQVKFSVYMQYMRAMGWGYTITVFVVYVIQNIAFIGQNLWLSDWTNDAVDYFNITYPDWKRDTRVGVFGVLGIAQGLFVFLGTLLMANASVAASRILHSRLLNNMLRVPMFFYDTTPIGRVVNRFAKDIFTVDEAIPQSFRSWLMCLLGVLGTLLVICLATPFFTIVIIPLAVVYFFVQRFYVATSRQLRRLDSVSRSPIYSHFSETVSGLSVIRAYGHQDRFLQHNETTIDENLKSVYPWIVSNRWLAIRLEFLGNLVVFFSALFAVISRKSLDSGLVGLSISYALNVTQTLNWLVRMTSELETNIVAVERVSEYTELENEAKWVSDTQPPEKWPKDGRVTFEDFKVRYRPGLDLVLHGISCDIQSTEKIGIVGRTGAGKSSLTNCLFRTIEAAEGRILIDDIDISTIGLHDLRNRLTIIPQDPVLFSGTLRMNLDPFDRFSDDDIWRVLELSHLKEYVTGLQEGLQHEVAEGGENLSVGQRQLLCLARALLRKSRILILDEATAAVDLETDDLIQNTIRKEFSHCTVLTIAHRLHSIMDSSRVMVLDAGRIVEFDSPSNLLEKKGHFFAMAKDAGITQDGITSL, encoded by the exons CTTGTGGCCTCTCTCTTATTCCTGACGGCCATAGCATCCTTAGGAGTCACATTAGGAGAGGACTTTGGTCCAGACCGAGACACATCTTCAACTGTGAAAAATGCCAGTGTATACTACGCTAACCCTGTCCTGTATGCTGTCACATGG ATCCTTGTGCTGTTGTGCCAGGAAGTAGTGAGACGACGGGAAGGAGCCGTAGACTCGGCCACTCTCTTCACCTTCTGGCTTCTCCTTGTTTTGTGCGATATCTTCCCTTTTCAAACCCTCCTACGAGAGGCACTTAAGCTG GGAACAATCAATGATGTCCCCCGCTTCTGCCTTTTCTACATCACCTATGGGCTGGAATTGATTGCGTTGATCCTCTCTGTTGTGGCTGATATTCCACCTGAGGATGAGGAGCGTGTAAAAAAG AATCCTGAGGCAGGGGCAACGTTTTTGAGCAGAATCACATTCAACTGGTTTCACAG TATGGTGGTGAAGGGTTACAAGCGGCCCCTGGTTCAGGAGGACATGTGGGAGCTCAGTGCGAAGGATAGCACTTCATATCTCAACGAGCACTTTCAGCATTTCATGAATTTGGAGTTAGGCGAAGCTCGGGTCAGATATCAAGAGAAGTTGAAGAAGAAACGGGTAAAGAACAGAGACAAAGTGCATGGAGAGAGCTTTCAGAATGGTCTGGGGAAAGGCGTGAGCCAGGATGTGCTGATGATG gaggaaaaaggaaaacaagcagatggaaaaaagaagaaaaaggacaagaagaaggaggaaaacaaCTATCCCAACGCATGGCTGATTACCACCATATACAAGACCTTTAAATGGATTCTGATTGAATCTGCCTTCTTCAAACTCCTGCAGGACCTGTTGGCTTTTGCGAGTCCTCAACTCCTAAA GTTGATGATCTCCTTCACTCATGACCAAACCAGGCACACCTGGGAGGGATATGTGTACGCAGTGCTGCTCCTTGTGGTGGCTATTCTGCAGTCTCTGTTCCTTCAGCAGTACTTCCAGCGCTGCTTTGTTCTCGGGATGAAGGTCCGCACTGCCATAATGGCTGCCGTGTATAAAAAG GCGTTGGTGGTGTCAAATGACGTTCGTAAAGAGACAACAGTTGGGGAAACGGTGAACCTGATGTCAGCTGATGCCCAGCGATTCAACGATGTTACAAACTTCATCCACCTGCTGTGGTCCTGCCCTCTGCAGATCATCCTATCTATAGTTTTCCTGTGGCTGGAGTTAGGACCCTCTGTGCTGGCAGGACTGGCGGTGATGGTGCTCATGGTGCCTATTAATGGTCTCTTAGCCACTAAGGCCAGAAAGCTCCAG GTAGAAAACATGAAGTACAAGgacaagagactgaaaatcatGAACGAAATACTGAATGGGATAAAG ATTCTGAAGTTGTATGCATGGGAGCCTTCTTTCCAGACTCAAGTAGAAGACATAAGGGGGGAAGAACTGAAGGTCATGAAAAAATTTGCCTACCTAACATCGGTCTCCACATTTGTCTTTAGCTGTGCTCCGGCTCTG gtttcTCTCGCCACATTTGCAGTGTTTGTAGGTGTGAGTCCAAACAACGTGTTGACAGCTGAGAAAGCCTTCacctccatctctctttttaACATCCTCCGATTTCCCCTGGCCATGCTGCCCATGCTTATTGCTGCCATCGTGCAG ACCTCAGTGTCCAGAAAGCGTCTGGAGAAGTTTCTAGGAGGCGATGACCTTGAAAGTGATATTATTCATCATGACCCAAGTTTTG ACACTGCTGTTAGCATCAGTGACGGTTCATTCGCCTGGGAAAGAGAAGCTGAGCCCCTGCTGAAAAA tGTGTCCTTGGATATCAAGCCAGGTCGGTTGGTAGCAGTAGTGGGAGCTGTGGGCTCAGGAAAGTCTTCACTCATATCAGCCCTTCTGGGAGAGATGCACGCAACGAAAGGGTTTATCAACATCAAG GGGTCCCTCGCCTTTGTGCCACAGCAAGCCTGGATCCAAAATGCCACTCTGAAAGATAATATCCTGTTTGGCTCTCCCCATGAGGAGAGGAAGTTTGAGGAAGTGATAGAGGTCTGCGCTCTGGGCCCTGACCTGGAGCTTCTACCTGGAGGTATCCTGACTGAGATCGGAGAGAAA GGCATCAACCTCTCAGGGGGTCAGAAGCAACGTGTGAGCCTGGCTCGTGCAGCCTACAGTGAGGCTGATATTTATCTGTTTGATGACCCATTGTCTGCTGTGGACTCTCATGTGGGAAAACATCTCTTTGATAAACTGATTGGACACAATGGGATACTCAAAAACAAG ACTCGTATCCTGGTAACTCATGGAGTGAGCTTCCTGCCACACGTGGATGAAATAGTGGTTCTGGTGGATGGAAAGGTCTCTGAGGTTGGATCCTATAAGAGCCTTCGTGCCAGCAAAGGAGCTTTCTCTGAGTTTCTAGACATATATGCCAAAGAACAAAGGAATCAGAACCATTCAGAGTCAG AAGGTTCTAGGGACACAGCAGATATAGAGCTCATCCCTGAAAGAGATGACGCTCAGCCAGACTGTCCTTTGGAGGACACCGTATCCGCGACcctgaagagagaaaacagtaTCCGCCGAAGCCAACGTAACGGCAG TGTCAGGCTAAGAAAAaatagttcttttaaaaagcctgaagcTGAGTTAAATAAAGGCCAGAAGCTTATTGAGAAGGAAACTATGGAAACAGGACAG GTGAAGTTCTCAGTGTACATGCAGTACATGCGCGCCATGGGCTGGGGATATACTATCACTGTCTTCGTGGTTTACGTCATCCAGAACATCGCTTTCATCGGTCAGAACCTGTGGCTTAGTGACTGGACCAATGATGCAGTGGACTACTTCAACATTACATACCCTGACTGGAAGAGGGACACCAGGGTGGGAGTGTTTGGAGTTCTTGGAATCGCTCAGG GCCTCTTTGTGTTCCTCGGTACTCTGCTTATGGCCAACGCTTCTGTCGCTGCATCTCGTATCCTGCATTCACGACTGCTCAACAACATGCTGCGAGTTCCCATGTTTTTCTATGACACGACGCCCATTGGAAGAGTGGTCAACCGCTTTGCAAAG GACATATTCACAGTGGACGAGGCGATTCCACAGTCCTTCCGCTCCTGGCTGATGTGTCTGCTGGGCGTGCTGGGAACACTGTTAGTCATCTGTCTGGCCACTCCTTTCTTCACCATCGTCATCATTCCGCTGGCTGTGGTTTACTTCTTTGTACAG CGCTTCTATGTGGCTACTTCAAGGCAGCTTCGTCGGCTGGACTCGGTGTCCCGCTCTCCCATATACTCACATTTCAGTGAGACTGTGTCAGGTCTGTCAGTAATCAGAGCCTACGGACATCAAGATCGTTTTCTCCAACACAATGAAACCACTATAGATGAAAACCTGAAGAGTGTCTATCCATGGATAGTGTCCAACAG ATGGTTGGCCATCCGTCTGGAGTTCCTTGGAAACCTGGTGGTGTTTTTCTCCGCTCTGTTTGCTGTTATTTCTAGAAAGTCCCTGGACAGCGGCCTTGTTGGACTTTCTATATCCTATGCCCTTAAT GTGACTCAGACCCTAAACTGGCTGGTGAGGATGACCTCAGAGCTGGAGACAAATATCGTTGCcgtggagagagtgagcgaaTACACAGAGCTTGAGAACGAG GCTAAGTGGGTGAGTGACACTCAACCTCCAGAGAAGTGGCCCAAAGACGGAAGAGTTACGTTTGAAGACTTCAAGGTCCGCTACAGACCTGGATTAGACCTGGTGCTGCATGGAATCAGCTGTGATATTCAGAGCACTGAGAAG ATTGGCATAGTCGGCCGCACAGGAGCTGGAAAATCAAGTCTGACTAACTGCCTGTTCAGAACAATTGAAGCCGCTGAAGGTCGTATCCTCATCGATGATATAGATATTTCCACAATAGGCCTGCATGATCTTCGCAACCGCCTCACTATCATACCACAG GATCCGGTGTTGTTCTCCGGGACTCTGAGGATGAACCTGGATCCGTTCGACAGATTCAGTGATGACGACATCTGGAGAGTATTGGAGCTCTCCCATCTGAAGGAATACGTGACAGGGCTGCAGGAAGGATTGCAGCATGAAGTCGCAGAGGGGGGAGAGAACCTCAG tGTTGGGCAGAGGCAGCTGTTGTGTCTTGCCCGAGCCCTGTTGAGGAAATCTCGCATCTTGATTCTTGATGAGGCCACCGCAGCTGTTGACCTGGAGACGGATGACCTGATTCAGAATACCATACGCAAAGAGTTTTCACACTGTACCGTGCTCACGATCGCCCATCGTCTGCACAGCATCATGGACAGCTCCAG GGTGATGGTGCTCGACGCTGGAAGAATAGTGGAATTTGATTCTCCGAGCAACCTGCTTGAGAAGAAGGGCCATTTCTTTGCTATGGCGAAAGATGCCGGGATAACACAAGATGGAATCACATCTCTTTGA
- the abcc2 gene encoding canalicular multispecific organic anion transporter 1 isoform X3 — MCAAALEEYCGSVFWNASFLDREDPDLPVCVEQTVLVWIPLGFLWLCVPRHLVSLCRRTKAKTKHMSKLYFCKQLVASLLFLTAIASLGVTLGEDFGPDRDTSSTVKNASVYYANPVLYAVTWILVLLCQEVVRRREGAVDSATLFTFWLLLVLCDIFPFQTLLREALKLGTINDVPRFCLFYITYGLELIALILSVVADIPPEDEERVKKNPEAGATFLSRITFNWFHSMVVKGYKRPLVQEDMWELSAKDSTSYLNEHFQHFMNLELGEARVRYQEKLKKKRVKNRDKVHGESFQNGLGKGVSQDVLMMEEKGKQADGKKKKKDKKKEENNYPNAWLITTIYKTFKWILIESAFFKLLQDLLAFASPQLLKLMISFTHDQTRHTWEGYVYAVLLLVVAILQSLFLQQYFQRCFVLGMKVRTAIMAAVYKKALVVSNDVRKETTVGETVNLMSADAQRFNDVTNFIHLLWSCPLQIILSIVFLWLELGPSVLAGLAVMVLMVPINGLLATKARKLQVENMKYKDKRLKIMNEILNGIKILKLYAWEPSFQTQVEDIRGEELKVMKKFAYLTSVSTFVFSCAPALVSLATFAVFVGVSPNNVLTAEKAFTSISLFNILRFPLAMLPMLIAAIVQTSVSRKRLEKFLGGDDLESDIIHHDPSFDTAVSISDGSFAWEREAEPLLKNVSLDIKPGRLVAVVGAVGSGKSSLISALLGEMHATKGFINIKGSLAFVPQQAWIQNATLKDNILFGSPHEERKFEEVIEVCALGPDLELLPGGILTEIGEKGINLSGGQKQRVSLARAAYSEADIYLFDDPLSAVDSHVGKHLFDKLIGHNGILKNKTRILVTHGVSFLPHVDEIVVLVDGKVSEVGSYKSLRASKGAFSEFLDIYAKEQRNQNHSESEGSRDTADIELIPERDDAQPDCPLEDTVSATLKRENSIRRSQRNGRLRKNSSFKKPEAELNKGQKLIEKETMETGQVKFSVYMQYMRAMGWGYTITVFVVYVIQNIAFIGQNLWLSDWTNDAVDYFNITYPDWKRDTRVGVFGVLGIAQGLFVFLGTLLMANASVAASRILHSRLLNNMLRVPMFFYDTTPIGRVVNRFAKDIFTVDEAIPQSFRSWLMCLLGVLGTLLVICLATPFFTIVIIPLAVVYFFVQRFYVATSRQLRRLDSVSRSPIYSHFSETVSGLSVIRAYGHQDRFLQHNETTIDENLKSVYPWIVSNRWLAIRLEFLGNLVVFFSALFAVISRKSLDSGLVGLSISYALNVTQTLNWLVRMTSELETNIVAVERVSEYTELENEAKWVSDTQPPEKWPKDGRVTFEDFKVRYRPGLDLVLHGISCDIQSTEKIGIVGRTGAGKSSLTNCLFRTIEAAEGRILIDDIDISTIGLHDLRNRLTIIPQDPVLFSGTLRMNLDPFDRFSDDDIWRVLELSHLKEYVTGLQEGLQHEVAEGGENLSVGQRQLLCLARALLRKSRILILDEATAAVDLETDDLIQNTIRKEFSHCTVLTIAHRLHSIMDSSRVMVLDAGRIVEFDSPSNLLEKKGHFFAMAKDAGITQDGITSL; from the exons CTTGTGGCCTCTCTCTTATTCCTGACGGCCATAGCATCCTTAGGAGTCACATTAGGAGAGGACTTTGGTCCAGACCGAGACACATCTTCAACTGTGAAAAATGCCAGTGTATACTACGCTAACCCTGTCCTGTATGCTGTCACATGG ATCCTTGTGCTGTTGTGCCAGGAAGTAGTGAGACGACGGGAAGGAGCCGTAGACTCGGCCACTCTCTTCACCTTCTGGCTTCTCCTTGTTTTGTGCGATATCTTCCCTTTTCAAACCCTCCTACGAGAGGCACTTAAGCTG GGAACAATCAATGATGTCCCCCGCTTCTGCCTTTTCTACATCACCTATGGGCTGGAATTGATTGCGTTGATCCTCTCTGTTGTGGCTGATATTCCACCTGAGGATGAGGAGCGTGTAAAAAAG AATCCTGAGGCAGGGGCAACGTTTTTGAGCAGAATCACATTCAACTGGTTTCACAG TATGGTGGTGAAGGGTTACAAGCGGCCCCTGGTTCAGGAGGACATGTGGGAGCTCAGTGCGAAGGATAGCACTTCATATCTCAACGAGCACTTTCAGCATTTCATGAATTTGGAGTTAGGCGAAGCTCGGGTCAGATATCAAGAGAAGTTGAAGAAGAAACGGGTAAAGAACAGAGACAAAGTGCATGGAGAGAGCTTTCAGAATGGTCTGGGGAAAGGCGTGAGCCAGGATGTGCTGATGATG gaggaaaaaggaaaacaagcagatggaaaaaagaagaaaaaggacaagaagaaggaggaaaacaaCTATCCCAACGCATGGCTGATTACCACCATATACAAGACCTTTAAATGGATTCTGATTGAATCTGCCTTCTTCAAACTCCTGCAGGACCTGTTGGCTTTTGCGAGTCCTCAACTCCTAAA GTTGATGATCTCCTTCACTCATGACCAAACCAGGCACACCTGGGAGGGATATGTGTACGCAGTGCTGCTCCTTGTGGTGGCTATTCTGCAGTCTCTGTTCCTTCAGCAGTACTTCCAGCGCTGCTTTGTTCTCGGGATGAAGGTCCGCACTGCCATAATGGCTGCCGTGTATAAAAAG GCGTTGGTGGTGTCAAATGACGTTCGTAAAGAGACAACAGTTGGGGAAACGGTGAACCTGATGTCAGCTGATGCCCAGCGATTCAACGATGTTACAAACTTCATCCACCTGCTGTGGTCCTGCCCTCTGCAGATCATCCTATCTATAGTTTTCCTGTGGCTGGAGTTAGGACCCTCTGTGCTGGCAGGACTGGCGGTGATGGTGCTCATGGTGCCTATTAATGGTCTCTTAGCCACTAAGGCCAGAAAGCTCCAG GTAGAAAACATGAAGTACAAGgacaagagactgaaaatcatGAACGAAATACTGAATGGGATAAAG ATTCTGAAGTTGTATGCATGGGAGCCTTCTTTCCAGACTCAAGTAGAAGACATAAGGGGGGAAGAACTGAAGGTCATGAAAAAATTTGCCTACCTAACATCGGTCTCCACATTTGTCTTTAGCTGTGCTCCGGCTCTG gtttcTCTCGCCACATTTGCAGTGTTTGTAGGTGTGAGTCCAAACAACGTGTTGACAGCTGAGAAAGCCTTCacctccatctctctttttaACATCCTCCGATTTCCCCTGGCCATGCTGCCCATGCTTATTGCTGCCATCGTGCAG ACCTCAGTGTCCAGAAAGCGTCTGGAGAAGTTTCTAGGAGGCGATGACCTTGAAAGTGATATTATTCATCATGACCCAAGTTTTG ACACTGCTGTTAGCATCAGTGACGGTTCATTCGCCTGGGAAAGAGAAGCTGAGCCCCTGCTGAAAAA tGTGTCCTTGGATATCAAGCCAGGTCGGTTGGTAGCAGTAGTGGGAGCTGTGGGCTCAGGAAAGTCTTCACTCATATCAGCCCTTCTGGGAGAGATGCACGCAACGAAAGGGTTTATCAACATCAAG GGGTCCCTCGCCTTTGTGCCACAGCAAGCCTGGATCCAAAATGCCACTCTGAAAGATAATATCCTGTTTGGCTCTCCCCATGAGGAGAGGAAGTTTGAGGAAGTGATAGAGGTCTGCGCTCTGGGCCCTGACCTGGAGCTTCTACCTGGAGGTATCCTGACTGAGATCGGAGAGAAA GGCATCAACCTCTCAGGGGGTCAGAAGCAACGTGTGAGCCTGGCTCGTGCAGCCTACAGTGAGGCTGATATTTATCTGTTTGATGACCCATTGTCTGCTGTGGACTCTCATGTGGGAAAACATCTCTTTGATAAACTGATTGGACACAATGGGATACTCAAAAACAAG ACTCGTATCCTGGTAACTCATGGAGTGAGCTTCCTGCCACACGTGGATGAAATAGTGGTTCTGGTGGATGGAAAGGTCTCTGAGGTTGGATCCTATAAGAGCCTTCGTGCCAGCAAAGGAGCTTTCTCTGAGTTTCTAGACATATATGCCAAAGAACAAAGGAATCAGAACCATTCAGAGTCAG AAGGTTCTAGGGACACAGCAGATATAGAGCTCATCCCTGAAAGAGATGACGCTCAGCCAGACTGTCCTTTGGAGGACACCGTATCCGCGACcctgaagagagaaaacagtaTCCGCCGAAGCCAACGTAACGGCAG GCTAAGAAAAaatagttcttttaaaaagcctgaagcTGAGTTAAATAAAGGCCAGAAGCTTATTGAGAAGGAAACTATGGAAACAGGACAG GTGAAGTTCTCAGTGTACATGCAGTACATGCGCGCCATGGGCTGGGGATATACTATCACTGTCTTCGTGGTTTACGTCATCCAGAACATCGCTTTCATCGGTCAGAACCTGTGGCTTAGTGACTGGACCAATGATGCAGTGGACTACTTCAACATTACATACCCTGACTGGAAGAGGGACACCAGGGTGGGAGTGTTTGGAGTTCTTGGAATCGCTCAGG GCCTCTTTGTGTTCCTCGGTACTCTGCTTATGGCCAACGCTTCTGTCGCTGCATCTCGTATCCTGCATTCACGACTGCTCAACAACATGCTGCGAGTTCCCATGTTTTTCTATGACACGACGCCCATTGGAAGAGTGGTCAACCGCTTTGCAAAG GACATATTCACAGTGGACGAGGCGATTCCACAGTCCTTCCGCTCCTGGCTGATGTGTCTGCTGGGCGTGCTGGGAACACTGTTAGTCATCTGTCTGGCCACTCCTTTCTTCACCATCGTCATCATTCCGCTGGCTGTGGTTTACTTCTTTGTACAG CGCTTCTATGTGGCTACTTCAAGGCAGCTTCGTCGGCTGGACTCGGTGTCCCGCTCTCCCATATACTCACATTTCAGTGAGACTGTGTCAGGTCTGTCAGTAATCAGAGCCTACGGACATCAAGATCGTTTTCTCCAACACAATGAAACCACTATAGATGAAAACCTGAAGAGTGTCTATCCATGGATAGTGTCCAACAG ATGGTTGGCCATCCGTCTGGAGTTCCTTGGAAACCTGGTGGTGTTTTTCTCCGCTCTGTTTGCTGTTATTTCTAGAAAGTCCCTGGACAGCGGCCTTGTTGGACTTTCTATATCCTATGCCCTTAAT GTGACTCAGACCCTAAACTGGCTGGTGAGGATGACCTCAGAGCTGGAGACAAATATCGTTGCcgtggagagagtgagcgaaTACACAGAGCTTGAGAACGAG GCTAAGTGGGTGAGTGACACTCAACCTCCAGAGAAGTGGCCCAAAGACGGAAGAGTTACGTTTGAAGACTTCAAGGTCCGCTACAGACCTGGATTAGACCTGGTGCTGCATGGAATCAGCTGTGATATTCAGAGCACTGAGAAG ATTGGCATAGTCGGCCGCACAGGAGCTGGAAAATCAAGTCTGACTAACTGCCTGTTCAGAACAATTGAAGCCGCTGAAGGTCGTATCCTCATCGATGATATAGATATTTCCACAATAGGCCTGCATGATCTTCGCAACCGCCTCACTATCATACCACAG GATCCGGTGTTGTTCTCCGGGACTCTGAGGATGAACCTGGATCCGTTCGACAGATTCAGTGATGACGACATCTGGAGAGTATTGGAGCTCTCCCATCTGAAGGAATACGTGACAGGGCTGCAGGAAGGATTGCAGCATGAAGTCGCAGAGGGGGGAGAGAACCTCAG tGTTGGGCAGAGGCAGCTGTTGTGTCTTGCCCGAGCCCTGTTGAGGAAATCTCGCATCTTGATTCTTGATGAGGCCACCGCAGCTGTTGACCTGGAGACGGATGACCTGATTCAGAATACCATACGCAAAGAGTTTTCACACTGTACCGTGCTCACGATCGCCCATCGTCTGCACAGCATCATGGACAGCTCCAG GGTGATGGTGCTCGACGCTGGAAGAATAGTGGAATTTGATTCTCCGAGCAACCTGCTTGAGAAGAAGGGCCATTTCTTTGCTATGGCGAAAGATGCCGGGATAACACAAGATGGAATCACATCTCTTTGA